A single region of the Actinomycetota bacterium genome encodes:
- a CDS encoding C39 family peptidase: MRRWVIRSLVASLVGSVFVLSAPTIAGAATPASLLSGGATLGEIVGVNGVTHPVGVGGPCASESHPGGYEHAAVYRTVAEQTSLLRLTATDDLDGTLSLCALGIHAAEGSSPDLTGEPLDTSDGCATASTCSIDLWLEAGKTYDIVLWAVPPEQGSDEEIAAFSFNASVKLPVSLVPNIHGHRLTDVCTGYKQVVVGKVFTMTAATPSASTGNIHFLVERKSGSSWVDHAAYNRPLSAGVATLALTAGASGSFRMTATLAETPTRLGAERTLYVAHVTPKWKRYTDGGVRLKVPYYRQQMRLSCEAATLRMAHNYFKAGHIDSDWDVLKHTGVDKRKKKGNRWGNPNKDFVGNPKGKMMSTGYGVHWAPIAYAATKFNPCRPALILKKPSRSTISKYVAMGFPVIVWGAHRGATGIYKKRWKAWDGEWITAYSVEHVWVVVGFHGKAGKPQSFIIHDPSGGGYRKVSLKAYDAFTKYFKRAVVVRG, from the coding sequence ATGCGCCGGTGGGTCATTCGAAGCTTGGTTGCCTCGCTCGTCGGGAGCGTCTTCGTGCTGTCCGCGCCCACGATCGCCGGCGCCGCCACACCCGCGAGCCTCCTGTCCGGCGGTGCGACGCTCGGCGAGATCGTCGGGGTGAACGGCGTGACCCACCCGGTGGGCGTCGGCGGCCCGTGCGCCTCGGAATCGCACCCCGGCGGCTACGAGCACGCCGCCGTCTACCGCACGGTCGCCGAGCAAACGAGCTTGCTCCGGCTGACCGCGACCGATGACCTCGACGGGACGCTGTCGCTGTGCGCGCTCGGGATCCACGCCGCCGAGGGATCGTCGCCGGACCTCACCGGCGAGCCGCTCGACACCTCCGACGGATGCGCGACCGCGTCCACCTGCTCGATCGACCTCTGGCTCGAAGCGGGCAAGACGTACGACATCGTGCTGTGGGCCGTCCCGCCCGAGCAAGGCTCCGACGAGGAGATCGCCGCGTTCTCCTTCAACGCGAGCGTGAAGCTGCCGGTGAGCCTGGTTCCGAATATCCACGGCCACCGGCTGACCGATGTCTGCACCGGCTACAAGCAGGTCGTGGTGGGCAAGGTCTTCACGATGACCGCGGCGACGCCGTCGGCCTCGACCGGGAACATCCACTTCCTGGTGGAGCGCAAGTCCGGGAGCTCCTGGGTCGACCACGCCGCGTACAACCGGCCGCTGAGCGCCGGGGTCGCGACGCTCGCGCTCACGGCCGGCGCGAGCGGCTCGTTCCGGATGACCGCAACACTGGCGGAGACGCCGACGCGTCTCGGCGCCGAGCGGACCTTGTACGTCGCGCACGTCACGCCGAAGTGGAAGCGCTACACGGACGGCGGCGTGCGGCTGAAGGTCCCCTACTATCGCCAGCAGATGCGCCTGTCGTGCGAGGCGGCGACGCTTCGGATGGCGCACAACTACTTCAAGGCGGGCCACATCGACAGCGACTGGGACGTGCTCAAGCACACCGGCGTCGACAAGCGCAAGAAGAAGGGGAACCGTTGGGGCAACCCGAACAAGGACTTCGTCGGGAATCCCAAGGGCAAGATGATGTCGACCGGCTACGGCGTGCACTGGGCGCCGATCGCGTACGCGGCGACGAAGTTCAATCCGTGCCGGCCCGCGTTGATCTTGAAGAAGCCGTCACGCTCGACGATCTCGAAGTACGTCGCGATGGGGTTCCCTGTGATCGTGTGGGGCGCACACCGCGGCGCGACCGGGATCTACAAGAAGCGGTGGAAGGCGTGGGACGGCGAGTGGATCACCGCGTACTCGGTCGAGCACGTGTGGGTGGTCGTGGGGTTCCATGGCAAGGCCGGGAAGCCGCAGTCGTTCATCATCCACGACCCCTCCGGCGGCGGATACCGGAAGGTGTCGCTGAAGGCCTACGACGCGTTCACCAAGTACTTCAAGCGCGCCGTGGTCGTCCGCGGCTGA
- a CDS encoding nucleotide sugar dehydrogenase produces the protein MKSTAQLRRRILSRRATIAVVGQGYVGLSVACAAAEVGFAVAGIDTDAARIEELQSGVLAVPGVNEEAFRKGIDTGQLTFTTEADAVEASDIILICVPTPVRENTPDLSLVEGASKDVARHLRAGSLVVLESTTYPGTTEEIVAPLLETSGLLAGRDFLLAYSPERIDPGNGEFVLRNTPRVVGALTPESAGVTALFYAQLVDEVRVVSSCRAAELAKLLENTFRHVNIGLVNEMAMICHEMGIDVWEVVDAAASKPFGFMPFYPGPGVGGHCIPVDPAYLAWQVRRDAGRQFRILEGAQDVNAQMPAYVASRISDALNDRGAAVKGANILVLGVAYKPDVADVRESPAFRVLSALEKRGAKVSFHDPYVDAITYNGTSLKRSELTSRALAQTDCVALITPHRAYDIDWIASHAGLVFDVRNAYGSKRPPNVVRL, from the coding sequence ATGAAGAGCACCGCTCAGCTTCGGCGCAGGATCCTCTCCCGTCGCGCAACGATCGCGGTTGTCGGCCAGGGGTACGTCGGTCTTTCCGTGGCGTGCGCCGCCGCGGAGGTTGGATTCGCGGTCGCCGGTATCGACACCGACGCCGCACGGATCGAGGAGCTCCAGTCCGGCGTCCTGGCCGTTCCCGGCGTCAACGAGGAAGCGTTCCGCAAAGGCATAGACACGGGGCAATTGACGTTCACGACCGAAGCCGACGCGGTCGAAGCGAGCGACATCATCCTCATCTGCGTTCCGACGCCCGTGCGCGAAAACACGCCGGACCTGTCCCTCGTGGAGGGCGCGAGCAAGGACGTGGCTCGTCACTTGCGTGCCGGGAGCCTCGTCGTTCTCGAATCGACGACATATCCGGGGACGACGGAGGAGATCGTCGCTCCGTTGCTCGAGACGTCGGGTCTTCTTGCCGGACGCGACTTCCTGCTCGCGTACTCACCCGAGCGCATCGATCCCGGCAACGGCGAATTCGTCCTCCGTAACACGCCGCGCGTCGTCGGGGCGCTTACGCCAGAGTCGGCCGGCGTCACCGCGCTGTTCTATGCGCAGCTCGTGGATGAGGTGCGCGTCGTGTCCTCGTGCCGCGCGGCCGAGCTCGCGAAGCTGCTCGAGAACACGTTTCGCCACGTGAACATCGGCTTGGTCAACGAGATGGCGATGATCTGCCATGAGATGGGGATCGACGTTTGGGAGGTCGTGGACGCGGCTGCGAGCAAGCCGTTCGGATTCATGCCTTTCTATCCGGGTCCCGGCGTCGGCGGCCACTGCATCCCGGTCGATCCGGCGTACCTGGCCTGGCAGGTGCGACGAGACGCGGGCCGTCAGTTCCGCATCCTCGAAGGGGCTCAAGACGTCAACGCGCAGATGCCCGCGTACGTCGCCTCGCGGATCTCCGACGCGTTGAACGATCGCGGCGCAGCGGTGAAGGGCGCGAACATCCTTGTGCTCGGCGTCGCGTACAAACCCGATGTAGCCGACGTGCGGGAGTCGCCGGCGTTCCGCGTGCTGAGCGCGTTGGAGAAACGCGGCGCCAAGGTCTCGTTCCACGATCCGTACGTCGACGCCATCACGTACAACGGTACATCGCTCAAGCGATCGGAGCTCACCAGCCGAGCGCTGGCGCAGACCGACTGCGTCGCGCTCATCACGCCACATCGCGCCTACGACATCGATTGGATCGCTTCGCACGCCGGGCTGGTCTTCGATGTGCGTAACGCGTACGGGTCGAAGCGCCCGCCGAACGTGGTGCGGCTGTGA
- a CDS encoding DegT/DnrJ/EryC1/StrS family aminotransferase → MATNVPVTPLSGPPAAFGGTPAFPEGLAFVRPTVPDAEAVVDDLRKILGSGMLTNASYVRELERRCAEYLGVRHCVAVSSCTSGLMLVLKASELSGDVVMPSFTFVATAHAAAWNGLRPVFADIDPQTLTLSAAQTLLGIGVRTSAILATHTYGTPCDIEGLMKVARRDGIRLFFDAAHAFGSRYQGTPIGGFGDAEVFSLSPTKVLVAGEGGIIATNDDILAQRCRIGRDYANPGDYNARFVGLNARMSEIHAAIALASLEGLEERIARRNEIAALYRGSLSDVPGVSFPLVPAGDRSTYKDLTIIVDEDRFGCDAAQLARALADDGIDTRRYYAPPVHEMRPYRRMKASNGFLEATIQAAGSVLTLPLWIEMSDATVMRVSDSVRRIQRWLESRKAGRAHRDSTINIDEPAEANARGTADPTERAQG, encoded by the coding sequence ATGGCGACCAACGTTCCTGTAACCCCGCTGTCGGGACCGCCTGCCGCGTTCGGAGGGACGCCCGCGTTCCCGGAGGGGCTCGCGTTCGTCCGTCCCACCGTGCCCGACGCCGAGGCCGTGGTCGATGACCTCCGGAAGATCCTCGGGAGCGGGATGCTCACGAACGCCTCCTACGTACGGGAGCTCGAGCGACGCTGCGCCGAGTACCTCGGCGTGCGGCACTGCGTGGCGGTCTCCTCCTGCACCTCCGGCTTGATGCTGGTGCTGAAGGCCTCCGAGCTGTCGGGCGACGTGGTGATGCCGTCGTTCACGTTCGTCGCGACCGCCCACGCCGCCGCCTGGAACGGGCTCCGTCCGGTCTTCGCCGACATCGACCCCCAGACGCTCACGCTCTCGGCCGCGCAGACGCTCCTCGGGATCGGCGTGCGCACGTCGGCCATCCTCGCGACGCACACGTACGGCACTCCGTGCGACATCGAGGGGCTCATGAAGGTGGCGCGCCGCGACGGGATCCGGCTGTTCTTCGACGCGGCTCATGCGTTCGGCTCGCGCTACCAGGGCACGCCGATCGGTGGTTTCGGCGATGCCGAGGTCTTCAGCCTCTCGCCGACCAAGGTGCTCGTCGCCGGCGAGGGCGGGATCATCGCCACGAACGACGACATCCTTGCGCAGCGGTGCCGGATCGGACGGGACTACGCGAACCCAGGCGACTACAACGCGCGCTTCGTCGGGCTGAACGCCCGCATGTCGGAGATCCACGCCGCGATCGCGCTCGCGTCCCTCGAGGGGCTCGAGGAGAGGATCGCACGACGGAACGAGATCGCGGCGCTGTACCGCGGCTCGCTCTCGGACGTGCCCGGCGTTTCGTTCCCACTGGTGCCGGCGGGCGATCGCAGCACGTACAAGGACCTGACGATCATCGTCGACGAGGACCGGTTCGGTTGCGACGCGGCGCAGCTTGCCCGCGCGCTCGCCGACGACGGGATCGACACCCGTCGCTACTACGCGCCCCCCGTCCACGAGATGCGACCGTACCGGCGGATGAAGGCCTCGAACGGATTCCTCGAGGCGACCATCCAGGCCGCCGGGAGCGTCCTCACGCTGCCGCTCTGGATCGAGATGAGCGACGCCACCGTCATGCGGGTGTCGGACAGCGTCCGGCGCATCCAGAGATGGCTGGAGTCGAGGAAGGCGGGTCGGGCGCATCGCGACTCGACGATCAACATCGACGAGCCGGCCGAAGCGAATGCCCGGGGCACCGCCGACCCAACGGAGCGCGCGCAGGGCTGA
- a CDS encoding choice-of-anchor P family protein, whose amino-acid sequence MSDQDLEKVDSGRRDFLKKSIVAGAVVWGAPAVTSLPGGRAWAQTYGECSCNGDAYGLRLIIPALGLDQTLGVDGSLVNVSPIAIPVVGGSVAATAVTGLDGSSVNGACFGRASVATLDLQVGPALAPILTVAASIITADASASCPPCATSGQSSIANLVVNGITVNATSACNNDVLNLGLVVINQQSCDAEGNLTVNAIHITVPGIIEVIVSHAVAGAGDGAAGGSDCPCVACA is encoded by the coding sequence ATGAGCGACCAGGATCTCGAGAAGGTCGATTCCGGCCGAAGAGATTTCCTCAAGAAGTCGATCGTTGCAGGCGCCGTCGTTTGGGGCGCTCCGGCGGTAACCTCGCTGCCGGGCGGCCGCGCCTGGGCGCAGACGTACGGGGAGTGCTCGTGTAACGGCGACGCGTACGGGCTCCGGCTGATCATCCCGGCCCTGGGGCTCGATCAGACGCTCGGCGTCGACGGTAGCCTCGTCAACGTGTCCCCGATCGCGATCCCCGTCGTGGGCGGCAGCGTCGCCGCGACGGCGGTGACCGGCCTCGACGGCAGCAGCGTCAACGGCGCCTGCTTCGGCCGGGCTTCCGTCGCGACGCTCGACTTGCAGGTGGGACCCGCGCTCGCGCCGATCCTGACGGTCGCCGCATCCATCATCACGGCGGATGCGTCGGCCTCGTGCCCGCCCTGCGCGACGAGCGGCCAATCGTCCATCGCGAACCTGGTGGTCAACGGGATCACCGTCAACGCGACCAGCGCCTGCAACAACGACGTCCTGAACCTCGGGCTCGTCGTGATCAACCAGCAGAGCTGCGACGCGGAGGGCAACCTCACCGTCAACGCGATCCACATCACGGTGCCCGGCATCATCGAGGTCATCGTGTCGCACGCCGTGGCCGGAGCAGGCGACGGTGCGGCCGGGGGCAGCGACTGTCCCTGCGTGGCCTGCGCGTAG
- a CDS encoding nucleotidyltransferase family protein — translation MPELARARALALRIAAYGLDSDEEPIDVGDNAWRQLIGYISTQRLSGIASAAAGAGVLQLNDTQAEDLREIHTADMMWTLALERSLLSIARAAGEEGVDLIVLKGPALAHDFYPDASWRAFADMDLLVRTSDWRRACAVLDRLGFHRQRPEPRAGFDERFGKAAVHVDHQGLNVDLHRTLVLGSFGLWMHPEELFERTIRFTLAGVPLRRLDDTAMLLHACVHAALGFQEPLLMPLRDLAQVARLGKPDWDELGRWAARWKLSGVIGHAFDEAERLIGFEQPSEVAGVRAIPVGRRERRALDAYTTGLRARGGTVRSSVWAVPGIRQKAELIRAMFFPDPAFLAARTEEGARPSYVRRWTVPIRWLLRRR, via the coding sequence ATGCCTGAGCTCGCCCGGGCTCGCGCGCTCGCGCTGCGTATCGCGGCGTACGGGCTCGACAGCGACGAGGAACCGATCGACGTCGGCGACAATGCATGGCGCCAGTTGATCGGGTACATCTCGACCCAGCGGCTCAGCGGCATCGCCTCGGCCGCGGCCGGCGCCGGGGTCCTGCAGCTCAACGACACGCAGGCAGAGGATCTGCGCGAGATCCACACCGCGGACATGATGTGGACCTTGGCGCTCGAGCGGTCTCTGCTGAGCATCGCGCGCGCTGCCGGTGAGGAAGGGGTCGACCTCATCGTCCTGAAGGGTCCCGCGCTCGCGCACGACTTCTACCCGGATGCGTCGTGGCGAGCCTTCGCCGACATGGATCTCCTGGTGCGTACGAGCGACTGGCGCCGGGCATGTGCGGTGCTCGACCGGCTGGGCTTCCACCGGCAACGCCCCGAGCCGCGAGCGGGGTTCGACGAGCGGTTCGGCAAGGCGGCGGTGCATGTCGATCACCAAGGATTGAACGTCGATCTCCATCGGACGCTGGTGCTCGGGTCCTTCGGGCTTTGGATGCATCCCGAGGAGCTCTTCGAGCGCACGATCAGGTTCACCCTCGCGGGCGTGCCGCTTCGCCGCCTGGACGACACCGCGATGCTGCTGCACGCCTGCGTGCACGCGGCGCTCGGCTTCCAGGAGCCTCTGCTCATGCCGCTACGCGACCTCGCGCAGGTCGCGAGGTTGGGGAAGCCGGATTGGGACGAGCTCGGGCGATGGGCCGCTCGCTGGAAGCTCAGCGGCGTCATCGGTCATGCCTTCGACGAAGCCGAGCGGTTGATCGGCTTCGAGCAACCTTCGGAGGTTGCCGGGGTGCGCGCGATCCCCGTCGGCCGGCGCGAGCGGCGAGCGTTGGACGCCTACACGACCGGATTGCGGGCGCGAGGCGGAACGGTGCGCTCGTCGGTGTGGGCGGTACCGGGCATCCGTCAGAAGGCCGAGCTCATCCGTGCGATGTTCTTCCCCGATCCGGCCTTCCTGGCGGCTCGGACCGAGGAGGGTGCGCGACCTTCATACGTGCGCCGGTGGACCGTGCCCATCCGATGGCTCCTCCGGCGACGCTGA
- a CDS encoding O-antigen ligase family protein → MAPPATLNRFRDAGTAAAILAGACVWTFVSGAASGGDPIPVVAVVSAGAAALVVAALVSRGRPWVVPALVVGGAAIVAVAGRAEILTSRPEQGPFGYANATGAFYLQATIAGLMLAVSAPRAEGRWIGWLGAAAFAGITLATGSAAAAGLLALPAAGFVLSVSRRGRPVMVGMAALFAVALFGTIVVGSLAGEPGNGTLGGRIFDERRETLWHQAVTTIGEHPLTGVGPGAFVEDGPLVRIDADARWAHHGFLQFGAETGIPGMGLVTLAFVWLLVSLAGRSDPAVFTVLGSAALAVFGIGACVDYLFHFPAITVTAAALAGAASTHNEA, encoded by the coding sequence ATGGCTCCTCCGGCGACGCTGAACCGTTTCCGGGACGCCGGAACGGCCGCGGCCATCCTTGCGGGGGCTTGTGTCTGGACATTCGTCTCGGGGGCGGCGTCGGGGGGCGATCCGATACCCGTTGTCGCCGTCGTGTCGGCGGGAGCCGCGGCCCTCGTTGTGGCGGCCCTGGTCTCGCGCGGCCGCCCCTGGGTCGTCCCGGCGCTCGTCGTGGGCGGGGCCGCGATCGTGGCTGTAGCAGGCCGTGCGGAGATCCTCACGTCCCGTCCCGAACAAGGCCCGTTCGGCTACGCCAACGCAACGGGTGCCTTCTACCTTCAGGCGACGATCGCCGGACTGATGCTGGCCGTCTCCGCCCCCCGAGCGGAGGGGCGCTGGATCGGATGGCTCGGGGCGGCGGCGTTCGCCGGGATCACGCTCGCGACCGGTTCGGCGGCGGCCGCCGGTCTGCTTGCTCTGCCGGCGGCGGGCTTCGTTTTGTCGGTGTCGCGCCGCGGGCGGCCGGTGATGGTCGGGATGGCGGCATTGTTCGCTGTGGCCCTGTTCGGGACAATCGTCGTGGGTTCCTTAGCCGGGGAACCCGGGAACGGCACCCTTGGGGGACGTATCTTCGACGAACGGCGTGAGACGCTTTGGCACCAGGCCGTAACCACGATCGGTGAGCACCCGTTGACAGGCGTGGGACCTGGGGCGTTCGTGGAGGACGGCCCCCTCGTGCGGATCGACGCCGACGCGCGATGGGCTCACCATGGGTTCCTGCAGTTCGGCGCGGAAACGGGGATACCGGGGATGGGCTTGGTGACGCTGGCGTTCGTCTGGCTGCTCGTGTCCCTCGCCGGTCGCTCCGATCCGGCGGTCTTTACCGTACTCGGCTCGGCTGCGCTCGCGGTGTTCGGCATCGGAGCGTGCGTGGACTACTTGTTCCATTTTCCTGCCATAACCGTGACGGCGGCGGCACTCGCCGGCGCGGCGTCGACCCACAACGAAGCGTAG
- a CDS encoding sulfotransferase, whose protein sequence is MKTTEAPPSTQKKGRRRGPLPNFFIIGAMRSGTTSLARYVGAHPGVFMAPEKEVHFFDRHHDRGLDWYRSRFAGHAGQPAVGEATQTYLFLPDVPAKIAAVVPDAKLIAILRNPVDRAYSHFWMNRSLRTESREAAAALTADPAKAGGGPSFPYLDRGRYLPQLQRVCEHFSRDALQVLLFEDLLARPEETFGAVCTFLGVDPAVRPDNLGRQINKNVAFRSIRVRDFARKLPAPVATVIGRLNRKPFSYPRIDPALRRELSARFTEDNARLAAWLGRDLSIWDR, encoded by the coding sequence ATGAAGACGACCGAGGCTCCTCCTTCGACTCAGAAGAAAGGTCGGCGACGCGGGCCGCTGCCGAACTTCTTCATCATCGGAGCGATGCGCTCCGGGACGACCTCGCTTGCCCGCTACGTCGGCGCGCACCCCGGCGTCTTCATGGCGCCGGAGAAGGAGGTTCACTTCTTCGACCGCCATCACGACCGAGGGCTGGACTGGTATCGCTCGCGCTTCGCCGGGCACGCCGGCCAGCCGGCCGTCGGCGAGGCCACGCAGACCTACCTGTTCTTGCCGGACGTTCCCGCAAAGATCGCAGCGGTGGTCCCCGACGCGAAGCTGATCGCGATCCTGCGCAACCCGGTCGATCGCGCCTACTCGCACTTCTGGATGAACCGCAGCCTTCGGACCGAGTCGCGTGAAGCCGCGGCGGCGCTCACGGCAGATCCCGCGAAGGCGGGAGGCGGGCCGTCTTTCCCGTACCTTGACCGGGGCCGGTATCTGCCGCAGCTGCAACGGGTCTGCGAGCACTTCTCGCGTGACGCGCTGCAGGTCCTGCTGTTCGAAGACCTGCTCGCGCGTCCGGAGGAGACGTTCGGAGCCGTTTGCACGTTCCTCGGCGTCGACCCCGCAGTGCGACCGGACAACCTCGGCCGGCAGATCAACAAGAACGTTGCGTTCCGCTCCATCCGGGTCCGGGACTTCGCCAGGAAACTTCCGGCCCCGGTCGCAACGGTGATCGGTCGGCTCAACCGGAAGCCGTTCTCGTATCCGAGGATCGATCCGGCACTGCGCCGCGAGCTCTCGGCGCGGTTCACGGAAGACAACGCGCGGCTGGCCGCGTGGCTCGGGCGCGACCTATCGATCTGGGACCGATGA
- a CDS encoding PqqD family protein, whose product MIVERVRFRRAIGVPSRALDDRVILARPGREDFDALTGPAVAIWNLLQEPRTLIELVDTLAWAYKAPRAEIERDIRTLVGDLLERGIVVESQDPDA is encoded by the coding sequence GTGATCGTCGAACGGGTCCGGTTCCGTCGAGCGATCGGCGTCCCTTCTCGAGCGCTTGACGACCGAGTGATCCTCGCGCGACCCGGACGGGAGGACTTCGACGCACTCACGGGTCCGGCGGTGGCGATCTGGAACCTTCTCCAAGAGCCCCGTACGTTGATCGAGCTCGTCGATACGCTCGCCTGGGCGTACAAAGCGCCACGCGCCGAGATCGAGCGGGACATCCGTACGCTCGTCGGCGATCTCCTGGAGCGCGGCATCGTCGTGGAGAGTCAGGATCCCGATGCCTGA
- a CDS encoding glycosyltransferase family 2 protein, whose translation MDPLFSVVITTYNRQALLDEAIASVLAQTVEDFECIVVDDASPVPATGPDDPRVRVVRRPTNGGEPAARNTGLDAARGRYVAFLDDDDLYVPERLAMGREGMERAPVSVCFRQGSDGSAGDDRLLEGNVYDSILDAMTPQLGQVTVSRDAAPRFDERFAGSVDIEWWLRVARDAIVSTVPRVGVIYRLHDGPRNLNGTAERVRCQKLLLEMYEDYFETHPRAAAFRWKRIGLMSASMGETAEARVAFRRSLRLRPELRTAVHLVRSFR comes from the coding sequence ATGGACCCGCTGTTCAGCGTCGTCATCACGACCTACAACCGGCAGGCGCTGCTCGACGAGGCGATCGCCTCCGTGCTCGCGCAGACCGTCGAGGACTTCGAGTGCATCGTCGTCGACGACGCGAGCCCGGTTCCAGCGACGGGGCCGGATGATCCGCGCGTGCGGGTCGTCCGGCGCCCGACCAACGGCGGCGAGCCGGCCGCACGGAACACCGGCCTCGACGCGGCGCGGGGCCGGTACGTTGCGTTCCTCGACGACGACGACCTGTACGTCCCCGAGCGGCTCGCGATGGGGCGCGAGGGCATGGAGCGGGCACCGGTGTCGGTCTGCTTCCGGCAAGGGAGCGACGGTTCGGCCGGCGACGATCGGCTCCTCGAGGGCAATGTGTACGACTCGATCCTGGACGCGATGACGCCCCAGCTCGGCCAGGTCACGGTGTCCCGCGATGCCGCCCCGCGCTTCGACGAGCGGTTCGCCGGATCGGTGGACATCGAATGGTGGCTGCGCGTTGCGCGCGATGCGATCGTCTCGACGGTTCCGCGCGTCGGGGTGATCTACCGGCTCCACGACGGACCGCGGAACCTCAACGGGACGGCGGAGCGTGTACGGTGCCAGAAGTTGCTGCTCGAGATGTACGAGGACTACTTCGAGACGCATCCCCGGGCGGCGGCATTCCGGTGGAAGCGGATCGGTCTTATGTCGGCAAGCATGGGCGAGACCGCGGAGGCGCGGGTCGCGTTCCGCCGGTCGCTTCGCCTGCGGCCGGAGCTCCGCACGGCCGTGCATCTGGTCCGCTCGTTCCGCTGA
- a CDS encoding NAD-dependent epimerase/dehydratase family protein: MKNALVTGGAGFIGSAISRALLADGWRVRVLDNLLTGFEENIPDGATFVRADLRDPEGLAPSCAGVDVIFHQAALRSVPRSVDDPVLSESCNITGTLNLLVAAEEAGVRRVVYASSSSVYGDVAEGRQHEAMTPSPLSPYAVSKLSAEQYCRVWTHLKGLSTVSLRYFNVFGPGQRPESKYAAVFPAFVAALVEGKAPEVHWDGEQSRDFSYIDDVVRANIAAATAGPEANGAVINVAGGDPKTINEVLREVSNAVGRWVDPIRTPKRAGDIRRTHADISAAKRLLGFEPKAVWEESVARTVAWFEERRAAQAGAAAASDTAATASSSRPTASR, translated from the coding sequence ATGAAGAACGCACTGGTGACCGGAGGAGCCGGGTTCATCGGCTCGGCCATTTCTCGCGCGCTGCTCGCCGACGGATGGCGTGTCCGCGTACTCGACAACCTGCTCACCGGATTCGAGGAGAACATCCCCGACGGTGCAACCTTCGTGCGCGCCGACCTCAGGGACCCCGAGGGGCTCGCACCGTCCTGCGCGGGAGTCGACGTGATCTTCCATCAAGCCGCCCTGCGAAGCGTTCCGCGCTCGGTCGACGATCCGGTACTGAGCGAGTCTTGCAACATCACCGGGACGCTCAACCTGCTGGTCGCCGCGGAGGAGGCCGGCGTCCGTCGCGTGGTGTACGCCTCGAGCTCGAGCGTGTACGGCGACGTCGCCGAAGGACGCCAGCACGAGGCGATGACGCCGTCGCCCCTGTCGCCCTACGCCGTCAGCAAGCTCTCCGCCGAGCAGTACTGCCGGGTGTGGACGCACCTCAAGGGTCTCTCCACGGTTTCGCTCCGGTATTTCAACGTGTTCGGTCCCGGCCAGCGGCCCGAGTCGAAGTACGCAGCGGTCTTCCCCGCGTTCGTCGCGGCGCTCGTTGAAGGAAAGGCCCCGGAGGTTCACTGGGACGGCGAGCAGTCCCGCGACTTCTCCTATATCGACGACGTGGTACGAGCGAACATCGCCGCGGCGACTGCCGGACCGGAGGCCAACGGCGCCGTGATCAACGTGGCCGGGGGAGACCCGAAGACGATCAACGAGGTTCTGCGAGAGGTTTCGAACGCGGTCGGGCGCTGGGTGGATCCGATCCGCACGCCGAAGCGCGCCGGCGACATCCGTCGGACGCACGCCGACATCTCGGCCGCCAAGCGACTGCTCGGCTTCGAGCCGAAGGCGGTGTGGGAAGAGTCGGTTGCGCGAACGGTCGCCTGGTTCGAGGAGCGCCGCGCGGCTCAGGCAGGCGCGGCCGCCGCCTCGGACACGGCCGCGACGGCCTCGTCCAGCCGGCCGACGGCGAGCCGGTAG